GGGCCGCTGGGGGAACCCAGCTTTCCGAGTGGGGAAAGCGCCTTTCCATCCCGGTGATCCAGGGGCCCGAAGGGGCGGACCCCGCCGCCTTGGCCTATGACGCCGTCCAGGCCATGAAGGCCCGGGGCTACGACCTCCTCTTTGTGGACACCGCGGGCCGCCTCCACACCAAGCACAACCTCATGGAGGAGCTGAAGAAGGTAAAGCGGGCCATCGCCAAGGCGGACCCCGAGGAGCCCAAGGAGGTCTGGCTGGTGCTGGACGCGGTCACTGGGCAAAACGGCCTGGAGCAGGCCAAGAGGTTCCACGAGGCCGTGGGCCTCACCGGGGTCATCGTCACCAAGCTGGACGGCACCGCCAAGGGCGGGGTCCTCGTCCCCATCGTGCGCACCCTCAAGGTGCCCATCCGGTTCATCGGGGTGGGCGAGGGCCCGGACGACCTCCAGCCCTTTGACCCCGAGGCCTTTGTGGAGGCCCTCCTCGAGGCCTAGCCCTCCCCTTCCTCCCCTTTCCAGGGGCAGTGGCGGCATCCCGATCCACAGCAGTAGCCCCGCCTCCGGTGGTAGGCCTCGGTGAAGACCATGCGCCCATTCTCCCAGTAGAAGTCTTCCCCCTCCTTCAGGTCCTCTCCTTGCACACCCCCAGTTTAGGGGTATGCTGGGGCCGATGAAGCGCGCCCCTCTAATCCTCAGCTTCGCCTGGGTGGTGGCCCTGGTGGCCACTCTGGGAAGCCTCTACTACTCGGAGGTGCGGCTCTTCCTCCCTTGCGAGCTCTGCTGGTACCAGCGCATCTTCATGTACCCCCTGGTCATCCTCCTGGCCATGGCCCTCTGGCGGCAGGACTTCGGGGTCTGGCCTTACAGCCTGGCCTTCTCCCTCGTCGGGGGAAGCTTAAGCGCCCTGCACCTCATCCAGCAACGGTTCCCTGACCTCTTCACCCTGGCCTGCAAACCCCCGGTGCCCTGCACGGTGGAGTACATCCCCAGCTTCCCTATCCCCCTGCAGGCCCTCATCGCCTTCACCCTCATCGCCCTCAGCATGGTGCTCCTCGCCCGGGAAGTCCGCGCACCGAGGTGATCCCAGTGCCCCGTAGTTCCCACCCATCTCGTCTGGGCGTCGCCCGTGGGGTCCAAGGCCCCGGCCAGGCCGTCTGGAATGCAAGGGCCCCCTGTCGTTCGCTCAACCCTCAGGGGCTGAACTGGGCGGAAGGAGGGGTGGCGCCCAGGGCCAGGACCCTGGGGCTCCCCCCTTCGTCCTGCCCACCGGTATTCAGCTACACAACCGAAAAGGAGAACTGGATCATGGTATGATCGCCAAAAGGATGGCCGATCGGGGCAGTTGAGCCGGCGCCCGGCAGGCCTTTCCAATAGCCCCTTGAAGGCCAGGTCCTGCTCGAAAGGGTTCAGAACATGGGAATGGGTTACAAAACGCCACACCGCATAACCGCCGAGGAAGTCCTCCAGGAACTGGAGACCACCCCTCTTGGCCTTTCCGAAGCGGAAGCCCAAAGGCGGCTCCAGGTCTACGGGCCCAACGAGTTGGAGGAGAAGAAGGAAAGCCTGTGGGCCCTCTTCGCCAGGCAGTTCACGAACCCCCTTATCGTCATCCTGATCGTGGCCGGCTTTCTGGCCCTCTTTCTAGGAGATTGGTACGACACCCTGGTGGTGTGGGGCCTGGTGCTGCTCAACGGCATTCTTGGGTTCTGGCAGGAGCTCAGGGCCCAGGCCTCCATAGAGGGCTTGAAGGCCCTGACCAGGCAGAGGGTCCGCGTCCTGCGGGAGGGTGTGGAGAAGGAGGTGGACGCCTCCTTGCTGGTGCCGGGGGATGTGATCCTCCTCGAGGAGGGGGACGTGGTCCCCGCGGACACCAGGCTCCTGGAGGCCACCGGCCTCATGGTGGACGAGGCTATCCTCACCGGGGAGTCGGTGCCAGTGGAAAAACACGCCCATGCGGTCCTGGAGGACGACACACCCATCTACGAGCGGGTCAACTGCGCCTACAAGGGCACCGTAGTTGCCCGGGGTAAGGCCCGGGGCGTGGTCTTCGCCACGGGTGGGAACACCCAGATGGGCCTCCTGGTCAGCAAGCTGGAGACCAAGGCCCCGCAGAGCCCCCTAACCCTGGCCCTGAGCGACCTGGCGAGGAAGTGGGTTCTGGTCATCTCCCTGATCCTCACATCCCTGGTCCTGGTGGGGCTGGTCCAGGGCAGGGAGTGGCAGAGCCTGGTGTTTCTCGCCGTAGCCCAGCTGGTCTCCGCGGTGCCCCATGGGCTTCCCATCGTGATCACCCTGACCCTGGTCATAGGCGGGATCTTCCTTGCCAGGAACAAGGTCTTGGTGAGGCACCTGCCGGCGGTGGAGACCCTGGGAAGCGCCACCTTCATCTGCTCCGACAAAACCGGAACCATAACCGAGGGCAGGCTCCAGGTGGCGGGCCACCACGCCCTGGAGGAGGAAGCCCTTTACCTCTGCGCCGCCTTGGCCAACGACGCCGATGGGGAGAAAGGGGATGCCATAGACCTGGCCCTGTTGCGGTGGCTGGAGGGCGAGGGCATAAGCTGGGTGGAGTACCGGGAGGCCTACGAGCGGACGTGGGAGTACCCCTTTGACACCACCAAAAGGCTGATGGCCGTGGCGGTGAGGAACGGACCCCACCACGACGTGTACGTGAAGGGGGCCTTTGAGAGCCTGCTCAAGATGGCCGAGGGCGCCCCGGCTGAGCTGCAGAGGATCCACGACAGCCTGGCGGAGCAGGGCCTGCGGGTCCTGGCCTTCGGGAAGGGCACGGCCTCCTCCCCGCCCCAGAGCATAGAGGCCGTGAGGATCCGGATCGTCGGGTTAGTGGGCTTTCTGGACCCCCCCAAGGAAGGGGTTAGGGAGGCGGTGCGGAAGGCCAAGGGGGCAGGCATCCGGGTGCTGATGATCACCGGGGATAACCTCCTCACCGCCAAGGCGGTGGCGCGGATGGTGGGCCTGTACGAGGAAGGGGACACCGTCTTGGAGGGCAGGGAGCTCGCCCAGTACACCGATGAAGAACTCTACCCCCTGCTGAAAAAGGCCAGCGTGGTGGCCAGGGCCCTCCCCGAGGACAAGCACCGCATCGTCAGGGTGCTGCAATCCAAGGGCGAGATTGTGGCGGTCACCGGGGACGGGGTAAACGATGCCCCTGCCCTCAGGGCGGCGGATCTGGGCGTGGCCATGGGCTCGGGGGCCCAGGTGTCCAAAGACGCCTCGGCCATGATCATCACGGACAACAACCTCGCGGTGATCGTCCAGGCCATCATGGCGGGGAGGCAGATCACCACCAACATCGCCAAGGTGATGCGGTACCTCTTTTCCACGAACATATTCGAGGTGCTCTACATAAGCTCCTCCATCCTAGCGGGGCGGCCCCTTCCCCTCTACCCCACCCACATCCTCTGGATCAACCTGGTGACCGACGGCGTCCTGGACAAGGCTTACCCCTTCACCCGGCACGAAGGGGACCCGATGAAGGAAAAGCCCAGGCGGCCCCGCGAGGTCTTCACCGGCAGGAGGCAGTTGGGGTTCATCTTCTTCAACGGCGGTTTTATGGCCGCCGCCCACTTCGTCCTCTTCGGCCACCTCCTCGAGACCTACGACTACGAGACCGCCATCACCATAAGCTTCGCCTCTGCGGCCATTAGCCAGTGGGCCGTGGGCCTCCAGGAGGTGGGCCTCAGGCCCATACTCCTGAACCCCCTGGCCTACCTCCGGCTCAACCCCTATATTTACATAGGCCTGGCCCTGGGGATCGTGCTCCAGGGGCTGGCCCTTTTCGTCCTCACCGACTTCTTCAGGCTGGTGCCCTTGGGCTGGGAGGAGCTCAGGCTGGCCTTTGTGGTGCCCCTCCTGACCTTCGTGGCCCTGGAACTCAGGAAGTGGGTCCTGTACCTCAGCCGCCGGGAATGAGCCCGGGGAGGTTCCCAAACCCTAAAGGGCGTACCCGAGCCCCTCCAGGACCGCCCTGGTCCGGAAGTCCCAAACCTCCTCCGGACCGTGGGCCTCCAGGACCCGCTCCCGCACCCCCCGCTCCACCGGGGCCAGGGCCAGGAGGGTGTGGAAGGGCTGGAGGAGGCTCAAGGGCAACCTGCCCCCGGCGAAGATAACGAGGTCCGCCTTTAGGGCCAGGGCGTGCACCTCCTCGGGCCTCAGGGCCACGTGCCCCCGGGCCCTTTCGGGCAGGCGGGCCAGGAAGCCATCCCCCTCGGCGAAGCTTCCCGCCGCCACCGAGACCCGCCCCAAGGCCCTCAAAAAGGGGGCCAGGGGGGCGCGCAGCGGCCCAAGCCAGAGGGCCTTGGCCCCGGGAAAGGCGGCGGAGAGGAACCGCTCCAGGGCCAGGCCCTCCGTGTAGTGACCGAGAAGCCCGAAAGCCCCGGCCACCACCAGGTCCACCCGGCCCGCCTCCTGGGCCTCGGCCTCAAGGCGCACCCCCTCAGGGGGAGCCAGGGCCTCCTCCAGGACCATTCCGGCGAAGTCCAAGGGCCTCAGGCACGGGAGGGCCTCCCAGGGGTCCAGGGCCTCCACCGGGTAGGGGAAAAGGGGGAGGCGGTTTGCGGCGATGGCCGCCGCCAAAGGGTCAAAGAAGGTAGAGGCTTCCCGGTAGAAGACGGGAAGGGGTCTTGCCTTGTGGTAGGGGGGCCACATGCCGGCCTCCTAAGCGGGCCTCAGGTCCGCGTACTTCAGGGAGAGGCGCTTGAGCCCCACCCCCTCAAAGTGCACGGTGACCTCGTCCCCCAAAGCCGCCACCACGGTGCCGGGGCCGAAGCGGGGGTGGACCACCTTCTCCCCGCCCCGGAAGGCCCCGGGGAGGGCCCGGTGGGGGGGCGGGGTGGGTTTCCTGGATGCGCCCCGGTAGGGGTCGTAAAGCTCGTAAAGGCCCTCCCCCACCTCCTTCAGGAAGCGGCTTGGGCGCACGGGCTCAGGGCGGCCGTAGACCTCCCGCTCCCCGGCGTGGGAAAGGTAAAGCCTATCCTGGGCCCGGGTGACCCCCACGTAGAAGAGGCGGCGCTCCTCCTCGAGGCCCTCGAGGGTGGCGAGGGAGGAGCGGTGGGGCAGAAGCCCCTCCTCCACCCCCACCAGGAAGACCACGGGGAACTCCAGCCCCTTGGCGTTGTGCAGGGTCATGAGGGCGACCCGCCCCTCCGCCTGGGCGGGCTCCTCCGCCCGGGCGGTGAGGGCCACCTTGTCCAGGAAGTCCATGAGGCCCTCCGCCTCCCTGGCGGCCCTTAGGAGCTCCTCCACGTTCTCCAGGCGGTCCTCGGCGTCCTCGGGGTAGGCCTCCTTCAGGTAGGTGGGGTAGTCCGTGGCCAGGAGGAGGTGGCGGAAGAAGGCCTCCGCCGGGCCGAAGGCCAGGTCCATGAGCTCCTCCATGAGGGCCAGGAAATGGCGCAAGGGCTCGGGGCGGGGAAGGGCCCCCGCCGCCACCTTCAGGGCCTCAAAGAGGGGCAGGCCCCGTTCCTGGGCGATGGTCTGCATTTTCTCCAAAGTAGCCGGGCCGATCCCCCGGGGCGGGGTGTTGAGGACCCGCTTCAGGCTCACGGCATCCAAGGGGTTCAGGCTCAGGCGGGCGTAGGCCAGGAGGTCCTTCACCTCGGCCCTTTCGAAGAAGCCCACGCCCCCCACCACCCGGGCCGGGATGCCCCGGCTCGCCAGGGCCTGCTCCAGGAGGCGGCTTTGCGCGTTGGTGCGGTAGAGAACGGCCACCCGGTCGTAGGGGGGCCCGAGCCTCCCGATCTCCTCGGCCACGAAGCGGGCCTCGTCCCGGGCGCTCTCCGCCCGGTAGAGCCGCACGGGCTCCCCGCCCCTCTTTATGGGCCTTAGGGTCTTCTCCAGGCGCAGGGCGTTCTTGGCGATGACGGCGTTGGCGAAGCGGAGGATGGCCTCGGTGGAGCGGTAGTTTTCTTCCAGGCGGTAAACCCTGGCCTCCGGGTAGTCCCGGGTGAAGTCCAGGATGTTCCTTATGTCCGCCGCCCGGAAGGAGTAGATGCCCTGGTCCGGGTCCCCCACGGCCATGAGGTTGGCCTCCTCCCCCGCCAGAAGCCGGGTGAGGCGGTACTGCACCGGGCTCGTGTCCTGGTACTCGTCCACGTGGATGAAGCGGGTTCGCTTCCTGACCCGCCTCAGGACCTCCTCGTCCCCCTCGAGGAGCCTCAGGGCGTAAAGGAGGATGTCCCCGAAGTCCAAGGCCCCTTGGGACTTGAGGGCCTCCCCGTAGCGGAGGAGGACGTCCTGAAGCCTGCCCCGGGAAAGCCCAGCGTAGAACTCGGGCAGGTCGGCGAGGAGGCCCTCCGGGGCCACCCCCTGGTTCTTGGCCCGGTCCAGGAGGCTCTTGATGGGACCAGGTTTGGCGGAAAGGCCAAGCTCCCTGAATATTTCCTTCAGGAGAGCGGCCTGGTCGTCCTCGTCGTAGACCACGAAGCCGGGCTTCAGGCCCACCCGCTCCCCATAGACCCTGAGAATGCGGAGGGCGGCGGCGTGGAAGGTGGAGACCCAAACCTCCCCCGCCCCCCTTACCATGGCCCTGAGGCGGGCTTTCATCTCCTCGGCGGCCTTGTTGGTGAAGGTGACCGCCAGGATCTCCGAGGGGAAGACTTCCCGCCTTTGGATGAGGTAGGCCACCCGGTGGACCACGGTGCGGGTCTTGCCGCTCCCCGCCCCCGCCACCACCAAGGCGGGCCCCTCAAAGTGAAGGACGGCCTGGCGCTGGGCCTCGTTCAGGGAGGAAAGCACGTCTTCTCCAGAATGCGCCTCGCCCACGGGGGTGAGTCTACCACGGGGTAGACTCTAAGGCATGGAGCTCTACCCCACGCCCGAAGGCTTCGTAGGCGAGATCGCCAAGGGCTTCACCTTCCAAGGGGTGGCCCGCCTGGCGGCGAGCTTCGGCCAGGCGCTCCTCGCCGAGGGGCAGAGGAGGGTGGTGGTGGGCCACGATGCCCGCTTCCTAGCCAACGAGATGGCTGAGGAGGCCGCCCGGGTCCTCTCGGGCCTGGGCCTGGAGGCCTACCTCCTGAAGGGCCCCGCCCCCCTTCCCCTCTTCGGCTTCGCCCTGGAGACCCTGGAGGCGGGGGGCTTCTACCTCACCGCCAGCCGCAGGCCCGCCCGCTTCCAGGGGGTGAAGCTCCGCCTAGGGCCGGGAAGGCCCCTTCCCGGGGAGGCCCTTTCCCTGCCCGAGGCCCTCCCTAAGCCGGGAGGCTTCGCCCCCTTGGACCTGCGCCAGGGCTACTCGGACCTGCTGGCGAGGAGCCTGGGGGAGGCCCCGAAGGACCGGGCCGGGGTGGTCTACCTGGACGCCATGGGCGGGGCCGGTGGGGGGATCCTGTCCCAGGCCTTTCGGGCCCTGGGGCTTGCGGCCGAGCTTCGCGAACTCCACCCCCTCCCCCACCCCCTCTTCTACGGGGTGGACCCCGACCCCAGGCCGGAGAACCTCAAGACCCTCAGGGCCCTCCTCAAGGCCCAGGAACCCCCGGCGGTGGGCTTCGCCCTGGACGGGGACGGGGACCGCTTGGCGGTCTACCAGGTGGGCGGGGAGGCCCTGCCCCCGGAGGAGGTCCTGGCGGGGCTAAGGGAGGCCCTGGGGGGCCTCGAGGTGGAAGCGGACGGGGAGGGGGGCTTCCGCTTCCCCTGGCACCTCCCGGAAAAGGATCCCTTCCTGGCGGCCCTCCTCTTGCTGAAGGTGCTCTTGTGAAGGAGATTCTCCCGGGCGTTTACCTCCTTCCCGTCCCCATCCCCTACCCCCTGAAGACGGTGAACCTGTACCTCCTGAGGGGGAGGGAGGAGGTGGCCCTGGTGGACACCGCCTTGGGCACCCGCACGGCCCAGGGGACTTTGGAGCTCTACCTGGCGGAGCTTGGCCTCTGCTTCGCTGACATCCAGGCCGTCCTCCTCACCCACCACCACCCCGACCACTACGGCCTCGCCGGGTTCTTTGAGGGGCTTGGGGCCAGGGTCTACCTGCACGAGGAGGAAATCTCCAGGGGGCACCGCTTCTGGCGGGAGCCTGCCCTGTTTGAGGCAGGGGGCTGGCGGCTCTTTCTGGACCACGGCACCCCGGAGGAGGCCCTTTTGGGCATCCGGGAGACCATGGGGAAGACCCGGGAGCGGGTCCACCCCCCGGAAAACCCCATCCCCCTGAAGGACGGGGAGGTCCTGGAGGTGGCGGGAAGGCGCCTGAAGGCGGTCTGGACCCCCGGCCACGCCGACGGGCACGTGGTCTTCCTCCTGGAGGAGGAGGGCGTGCTCCTGGCGGGGGACGCCCTACTGGAGCGGGTCTCGCCCAACGTGGGCCTTTGGGCCTACACCCGGGAAAACCCCCTAGCGGACTTCCTCCGCTCCTTGGACCTCCTTGGGGAGCTCCCCGCCCGGGTGGCCTACGCCGGCCACTTCGGCCCCATTCCCCAGGTGAGGAAGCGCGCGGAGGAGCTAAAGGCCCACCACCAGGAACGCCTTTCGGCCCTCCTCGCCCACCTGGACCGCCCGCAAACCGCCTGGGAGCTCTCCTTGAAGCTCTTCCCGCAAGAGCTGGACACCGCCGGCCGCCGCTTCGCCTTCGCCGAGACCCTGGCCCACCTGGAGTACCTGCGCCAGGAGGGCCTCCTTTCGCGGGAAGGCCCCCCCTACCGCTACTTCCGCCCCTAGGTGCCTGTGGGGAAGCCCCCCAGCACGGTTCCCCGCCCCTGGTGCCCGAGCGGGTCTTCCCTGGGGCCCCCACCGTGGCGAAAGCCACGGTGGGGTACCTAGTCCAGGACGAAGCGGTCCTCCCTTTCGTGCAGGCGCACCCGGTGGACGATGCGCTGGTCCTGGCCCCCGTTCCCCTCGGTCATGGCCACCACGGTCACGTAGGAGCGCAAAGGGCTCCTTAAGACCTTCTTGGTGAGGGTTTCCTCCACTTGGAAGATCCCGGCGGAGTTGTTCATGAGGACCTGGATCTCCACGGGCACCCTCTCCCCCTTCAGGATGCGCACCTCGTCCACGGCCAGGGCGCTGATGGAGTGGATGTCTATGCTCCCCAGGGCGAAGGCCTTCCGCCCCCGGCCCTTGGTGATGTCGGTGCCGTCGGCCACGGCGGTGATGCCGGCCTCGAGGGTCAGGGGCTCGGGGTTCAGGTCGTGGCAGTAGATCCCGTGGAGGATGAGGGCGCGGAGGGCGGTGCGCTGCTCGGGATCGGGGTAGATCTTCTCCAGGATGCGGTTCAGGATGGGCAGGGCCAGGGTGACCCCGAAGGCCTCGTGCCCCACCCGGTGCACCCCGTTGCCCAGATCGTGGAGCATGGTGGAGAGGAGGACCACCAGGTAGGCGTCCTCCAACTCCCCGGCCCCGGACTCGAGGGTGTCCAGCCTCACCCCTGCCTCGGCCAGGAGGCGCAGGACGGCCACGCCCGCCGCCCCCGTGAGGAGGGCGTGGACCCGGCCGTGGTCGTTGTAACCCAGCTTGCGCACGGTGAGGTAGTTGGCCATGTTCCACCCGGCCCGGGCCTCGGGGTCCTGGATGAGGAGCTCGTAGGCCCTAAGGGCTTTGGGAAAGGCCTTCAGGTACTCGCGGATGGCCTGATCCGCCTCCACGTACAGCTTGGCCTTGGGGCTAGCTACGTGGACCACGCGCCCTTCCGCCATGAGTCATCCTTACCTTACACCACTACCGGCGGGAAAAGGACGCCCCAAGGCTCCGAGGGCCCCGGGGGTGGCGTTACTCCCCCTTGAAGTGGGGCGGCCGCTTCTCCAAAAAGGCCCGCACCCCCTCCTTCATGTCCTCGGTGGCCGCGGCGTAGCCAAAGAGGTCGGCCTCGATCTCCAAGGCCTCGGAAAGGTCCAGCCCCTCACCCCGCACCACGCTCTCCTTGGCCAGGGCCAGGGCAACGGGCCCGTTCTTGAGGATCTTCTCCGCCAGCTTCTTGGCCTCTTCCAGGGCGTCCTCCCCCACCCGGTTCACCAGGCCCATGCCCAAGGCCTCCTCTGCCGACACGTGCCGCCCGGTGAGGATCAGGTCCAAAGCCCGCCCCCGGCCAATGAGGCGGGGCAGGCGCTGGGTGCCGCCGAAGCCGGGGATGAGGCCCAAGCCCACCTCGGGAAGGCCCAGGCGGGCGTCCTTGGAGGCCACCCGGAGGTCGCAGGCCAGGGCCAACTCCAACCCTCCGCCCAAGGCGTAGCCGTGGATGGCGGCGATGGTGGGGATGGGCAAGGCGGCGATCTCGGCGAAGACCCCTTGGCCCAAGAGGGCGTACTCCCGGGCCATGAAGGGGTCCTTGAGGGCGGCGATCTCCTTGAGGTCCGCCCCCGCGGCGAAGGCCTTCCCCTCCCCGGTGAAGATGGCCACCCGGGCCTCGGAGTCTTGGGCGATGACCTCCACCACCTCGGCGAGTTCCCGCAGGAGGTCTTGGGAGAGGGCGTTCAGGGCCCCGGGCCGCTTTAGGGTGACCAGGGCGACTCCCTCCTCCACCCCGTAGGAGAGGTGGGCAAACTCGGGGATCTCTAGGACGAACTCGCGTTCCTGCTCATGCTCGTGGGCCATCTCACACCTCCAAAAGGGCCCTTAGGGCCACCTCCACCATACGGCGAACCCCCTCCCAAAGGACCTCCTCCCGGGCCAGCTCCGGGTCGCCGATCCGGTTGGAGACCGCAAGGATGGCCCCGGCCCGCACGCCCCGCATCTTCCCAAGGAGGAAGAGGGCGCTGGCCTCCATCTCAAAGGCCAGCACCCCAAGGCGGCTCCAGGCCCCGGCCCCCTCAGGGGTGGTGGCGTAAAAGGCGTCCTCCGTGGCCACCAGGCCCACGTGGTGGGGGTAGCCCAGGGCTTCCGCCCCCCTCCAGAGGGCCAGGAAGAGCCCAGGGTCGGGCACGGGGGCATAGGGGCGGCCCTCCAGGTACTGGCGGGTGGCCCCGTCCAGGGGCACGGCCCCTTGGGGGATGACCAGGTCCCCGGGGGCCAGGGCCGCGTCTAGGGCCCCGCAGGTGCCCACCCTTAGGAGGACCCGGGCCCCAAGCCCAATGAGCTCCTCGGCCACGATGCTGGCCGAGGGGGCCCCCATGCCCGTGGTCTGCACGGAGACGGGAACCCCCTGAAAGCGGCCAGTGAAGCCCAGAAGCCCCCGGTTAGCGGTGTAGAGGACGGGGTCCTCGAGGAAGGTCTTGGCGATCCACTCCGCCCGGCCCGGGTCCCCGGGGAGGAGGACCCGCTCGGCCACCTCTCCCGGCCTTCCCCGCACGTGGATGGGGCTCATACCGCCTAAGGATACTACAGCCTGAGGGCGGGAAGGCCTTCCACCAGGGCCTCGTCGTGGGTGGCCAGGACCAAGGCCGCCGCCACCTCCCGGGAAAGTTCCAGGAGGAGCCGCAGGACCTCCTGGGCCTGGCGGCGGTCCAGGCTGGCCGTGGGCTCATCGGCGAGGAGGAGGCGGGGCCTCAGGTAGAGGGCCCGGGCCACGGCCACCCGCTGCCTCTCCCCCCCAGAAAGCCTCTGGGGGAAGAAGTGGGCCCTTTGGGAGAGGCCGAGGCGCTTCAGAAGGGCCAAGGCCCTTTCCCGGTCCACCCGGCCCACCAGGTACCCCGGGGCCAGGACGTTCTCCAAGGCGGTGAGCTCGGGGAAGAGGAAGTGGTGTTGGAAGACGAGGCCCAAAAACCCCAGCCGCCTCCTGGCCAAAACCCCCTCGGAAAGCCCGCGGATGGCCTCCCCCTCCCAGTAGATCTCCCCCTTCTGCAGGGGAAGGAGCCCCGCCAGGAGGTGAAGCAGGGTGGTCTTGCCGCTTCCCGAAGGCCCAAGAAGGGCCAGGACCTCCCCGGGCCCAAGGGCGAAGGAAACCCCCTGGAAAAGGAAACCGTCCCCGTAGGCGAAGCCCAGGTTCCGCGCCTCCAACACGGGGTTCACGCCCCCATCCTCTAGGCAAAGGATGAAGCTTCGGTTAGAGTGGGAGCCGACGCTTGGCGGGATCGCCTGCGGCTTTTTGTAGGGGAGGAAGCGTGCGCCTCAGGGTAGACCCCTTGCCCACGGAAGCGCTGGTGTACCCCGATGTGGTCCTCGTGGTGGACGTGATCCGGGCCACCACCACGGCCGTGGCCCTTCTGGAGACGGGGGCGGAGGCCTTGTACCTCACGGCGGGCCTCGAGGCCGCAAGGGCCTTCAAGGACGCCGACGTCCTCCTCTCCGGCGAGGTGGGCGGGCTTAAGCCCCCGGGGTTTGACCTGGGGAACTCCCCCCGGGAGGCCCTGGGGGCCCCCGTAGGGGGGAGGATCGTGGTCATGAGCACCACCAATGGCACCAAGGCCGTCCACACCGCCGCCAGGACGGCCAAGCACGTCCTCCTCGCCTCCCTCTACAACGCCCACGCCGCCGCCAGGCTGGCCCGGGAGCTGGCCACGGAGGAGGTGGCCATCCTCTGCGCTGGGAAGGAAGGGCGGGTGGGCCTGGACGACCTCTATGCCGCCGGGGTCCTGGCGGAGTACCTGGGCCTCATGGGGGAGGTGGAGCCCGAGGACGGGGCCCGGATCGCCCTGGCCGTGAAGCGGGCCTACGGGGACCCCCTGGAGGCCCTAAGCCTCTCCGCCGCCGCCCAGGCCCTGAGGGCGGTGGGCCTGGAAGGGGACGTCCCCTTCTCGGCCCAGGTAGCCAAGAGCCCCATCGTCCCCGTTCTTTCGGGGCGGGTGGGGGAGGCCTTGATCTTCAAACGCGCCCTGCCCCAAGAAGTTCGTAAAAACGC
The genomic region above belongs to Thermus sediminis and contains:
- a CDS encoding phosphohexomutase domain-containing protein, whose protein sequence is MELYPTPEGFVGEIAKGFTFQGVARLAASFGQALLAEGQRRVVVGHDARFLANEMAEEAARVLSGLGLEAYLLKGPAPLPLFGFALETLEAGGFYLTASRRPARFQGVKLRLGPGRPLPGEALSLPEALPKPGGFAPLDLRQGYSDLLARSLGEAPKDRAGVVYLDAMGGAGGGILSQAFRALGLAAELRELHPLPHPLFYGVDPDPRPENLKTLRALLKAQEPPAVGFALDGDGDRLAVYQVGGEALPPEEVLAGLREALGGLEVEADGEGGFRFPWHLPEKDPFLAALLLLKVLL
- a CDS encoding ATP-dependent helicase; this translates as MGEAHSGEDVLSSLNEAQRQAVLHFEGPALVVAGAGSGKTRTVVHRVAYLIQRREVFPSEILAVTFTNKAAEEMKARLRAMVRGAGEVWVSTFHAAALRILRVYGERVGLKPGFVVYDEDDQAALLKEIFRELGLSAKPGPIKSLLDRAKNQGVAPEGLLADLPEFYAGLSRGRLQDVLLRYGEALKSQGALDFGDILLYALRLLEGDEEVLRRVRKRTRFIHVDEYQDTSPVQYRLTRLLAGEEANLMAVGDPDQGIYSFRAADIRNILDFTRDYPEARVYRLEENYRSTEAILRFANAVIAKNALRLEKTLRPIKRGGEPVRLYRAESARDEARFVAEEIGRLGPPYDRVAVLYRTNAQSRLLEQALASRGIPARVVGGVGFFERAEVKDLLAYARLSLNPLDAVSLKRVLNTPPRGIGPATLEKMQTIAQERGLPLFEALKVAAGALPRPEPLRHFLALMEELMDLAFGPAEAFFRHLLLATDYPTYLKEAYPEDAEDRLENVEELLRAAREAEGLMDFLDKVALTARAEEPAQAEGRVALMTLHNAKGLEFPVVFLVGVEEGLLPHRSSLATLEGLEEERRLFYVGVTRAQDRLYLSHAGEREVYGRPEPVRPSRFLKEVGEGLYELYDPYRGASRKPTPPPHRALPGAFRGGEKVVHPRFGPGTVVAALGDEVTVHFEGVGLKRLSLKYADLRPA
- a CDS encoding disulfide oxidoreductase, giving the protein MKRAPLILSFAWVVALVATLGSLYYSEVRLFLPCELCWYQRIFMYPLVILLAMALWRQDFGVWPYSLAFSLVGGSLSALHLIQQRFPDLFTLACKPPVPCTVEYIPSFPIPLQALIAFTLIALSMVLLAREVRAPR
- a CDS encoding MBL fold metallo-hydrolase, with protein sequence MKEILPGVYLLPVPIPYPLKTVNLYLLRGREEVALVDTALGTRTAQGTLELYLAELGLCFADIQAVLLTHHHPDHYGLAGFFEGLGARVYLHEEEISRGHRFWREPALFEAGGWRLFLDHGTPEEALLGIRETMGKTRERVHPPENPIPLKDGEVLEVAGRRLKAVWTPGHADGHVVFLLEEEGVLLAGDALLERVSPNVGLWAYTRENPLADFLRSLDLLGELPARVAYAGHFGPIPQVRKRAEELKAHHQERLSALLAHLDRPQTAWELSLKLFPQELDTAGRRFAFAETLAHLEYLRQEGLLSREGPPYRYFRP
- a CDS encoding DUF5522 domain-containing protein, translated to MQGEDLKEGEDFYWENGRMVFTEAYHRRRGYCCGSGCRHCPWKGEEGEG
- a CDS encoding cation-translocating P-type ATPase, with product MGYKTPHRITAEEVLQELETTPLGLSEAEAQRRLQVYGPNELEEKKESLWALFARQFTNPLIVILIVAGFLALFLGDWYDTLVVWGLVLLNGILGFWQELRAQASIEGLKALTRQRVRVLREGVEKEVDASLLVPGDVILLEEGDVVPADTRLLEATGLMVDEAILTGESVPVEKHAHAVLEDDTPIYERVNCAYKGTVVARGKARGVVFATGGNTQMGLLVSKLETKAPQSPLTLALSDLARKWVLVISLILTSLVLVGLVQGREWQSLVFLAVAQLVSAVPHGLPIVITLTLVIGGIFLARNKVLVRHLPAVETLGSATFICSDKTGTITEGRLQVAGHHALEEEALYLCAALANDADGEKGDAIDLALLRWLEGEGISWVEYREAYERTWEYPFDTTKRLMAVAVRNGPHHDVYVKGAFESLLKMAEGAPAELQRIHDSLAEQGLRVLAFGKGTASSPPQSIEAVRIRIVGLVGFLDPPKEGVREAVRKAKGAGIRVLMITGDNLLTAKAVARMVGLYEEGDTVLEGRELAQYTDEELYPLLKKASVVARALPEDKHRIVRVLQSKGEIVAVTGDGVNDAPALRAADLGVAMGSGAQVSKDASAMIITDNNLAVIVQAIMAGRQITTNIAKVMRYLFSTNIFEVLYISSSILAGRPLPLYPTHILWINLVTDGVLDKAYPFTRHEGDPMKEKPRRPREVFTGRRQLGFIFFNGGFMAAAHFVLFGHLLETYDYETAITISFASAAISQWAVGLQEVGLRPILLNPLAYLRLNPYIYIGLALGIVLQGLALFVLTDFFRLVPLGWEELRLAFVVPLLTFVALELRKWVLYLSRRE
- the ftsY gene encoding signal recognition particle-docking protein FtsY, whose product is MGFFDRLRAGLAKTRERLLKAIPWGAPPEEVLEELEVALLAADVGLPATEQILKEVRASGRKDLKEAVKERLVGMLEPDERRATLRKLGFNPQKPRPVEPGGRVVLVVGVNGVGKTTTIAKLGRHYQELGKRVMFCAGDTFRAAGGTQLSEWGKRLSIPVIQGPEGADPAALAYDAVQAMKARGYDLLFVDTAGRLHTKHNLMEELKKVKRAIAKADPEEPKEVWLVLDAVTGQNGLEQAKRFHEAVGLTGVIVTKLDGTAKGGVLVPIVRTLKVPIRFIGVGEGPDDLQPFDPEAFVEALLEA